GATCAAATGCTTCGATGAAGCTTTGAGAATAAATTCGAATTTATTAGAAGCATGGTATGGCAAGGGCGTAGCATTGGGAAACCTTAAAAGGCACTATGAGGAAATAAAGTGCTACGATGAGGTTCTGAAAATAAATCCGAACGATTATCGAGCGTGGCGTGACAAGGGTTTGACGCTCGCACATCTCGGGAGGAACGAAGAGGCGATCAAATGCTTCGATGAAGCTTTGAGAATTAACCCCAATTCTGAAATAGTGCAATACAATAAAAGAAAAGCATTGGAAAAACTTGAAAAACAAAAATAGAGTTATTTTATATTTCAAGAATTGGAGATCAATTCAGATATGGCGAGAAAGTCGAAACTTAAGAACTTTGTAATTGGTTTTAGGTTGTATCAGTGTAAATTTTGTCGATAAAAACGCCGGGGGTGGGATTTGAACCCACGCGCCCGTAAAGGCACCGGCTCTCAAGGCCGGCGCAGTTCCTCTCTGCAACCCCGGCTTAAAGCGTAGTAGAATAAATTTATAAACATTTCCCAAATCTGTTAAGGGAGATGGAGGCAAAGCAGATCAGAGAAATAGCCTTTGAAATTGCTAATAAAGCAAAAAATCTTGAAGATGCATTGAGGATTAAGAAAGAAATGGCAAAGAAATTTAAGTTAGCAAAAATTCCTTCAAATGTTGAAATTTTACAGCATGCAAAAGGAACG
This DNA window, taken from Candidatus Nezhaarchaeota archaeon, encodes the following:
- a CDS encoding tetratricopeptide repeat protein; translated protein: SNKGSALTDLGRLHEAIKCLERALDLDPNLADAWFNKGRTLLKLGRNEEAIKCFDEALRINSNLLEAWYGKGVALGNLKRHYEEIKCYDEVLKINPNDYRAWRDKGLTLAHLGRNEEAIKCFDEALRINPNSEIVQYNKRKALEKLEKQK